The proteins below come from a single Miscanthus floridulus cultivar M001 chromosome 1, ASM1932011v1, whole genome shotgun sequence genomic window:
- the LOC136472601 gene encoding HIPL1 protein-like produces MRRPPTPARVRRSLFLLLCCCCCCLAAWSPPAVRALPLCTDGRAPVPLNRTLGFCSAYGGRSRSRSSCCDAAADAALRKRFRAMNISDAACAGVVKSVLCAECNPFSAELFNSSSKIQMVPLLCNYTSLASSAQSKDSTQDYCKLVWETCKNVTIVNSPFQPPLQGSARLPSSSSKLTDVWQSEDEFCTSFGGSSGDQSLCFNGNAVFFNSTEPSPTPKGICLERIGNGSFLNMSPHPDGSNRVFLSSQAGKIWLATIPEQGSGGILQYDEANPFLDITDEVHHDSQFGLMGIAFHPKFATNGRFFVSYNCDRTQSPKCAGRCSCNSDANCDPSKLGPDNGAQPCQYQVVVSEYSAKISSSNVSMATSANPYENRRIFTMGLPYTAHHGGQILFGPTDGYLYLMMGDGGSEGDPFNFSQNKKSLLGKIMRLDVDSTQSQSQTTNQSLWGNYSIPKDNPFADDSDFQPEIWALGFSNPWRCSFDSERPSYFYCGDVGKDAYEEVDLITKGGNYGWRVYEGPYIFHPQKSPGGNTSLDSINAIFPVMGYDHSTVNKEIGSASITGGYVYRGSTDPCLYGRYLYTDLYSSLMWTGTETPEGSGNYTSAVKPVSCSKTSPIACESTAGSTDPLLGYIFSFGEDNSKDVFVLASKGVYRVVRPSLCGYTCPAEKLPTDNGTTTPGGGPSSFAPAPATRLGRSVAVALALILCALLL; encoded by the exons aTGAGGAGGCCTCCAACCCCGGCGCGCGTGCGCCGCtcgctcttcctcctcctctgctgctgctgctgctgcctcgccGCCTGGTCACCGCCGGCCGTGCGCGCACTCCCGCTGTGCACCGACGGGC GGGCGCCGGTGCCGCTGAACAGGACGCTGGGCTTCTGCTCCGCTTACGGCGGGCGCAGCAGAAGCAGGAGCAGCTGCTGCGACGCCGCCGCGGACGCCGCGCTGCGGAAGAGGTTCCGCGCCATGAACATCTCCGACGCGGCCTGCGCTGGCGTCGTCAAGTCCGTCCTCTGCGCG GAATGCAATCCATTTTCTGCTGAGTTGTTCAACTCAAGCTCAAAGATTCAGATGGTTCCTCTCCTGTGCAACTATACTTCCTTAGCAAGTTCTGCTCAGTCAAAAGATTCTACACAAGACTACTGTAAACTAGTTTGGGAGACTTGCAAAAATGTGACAATAGTAAATTCTCCTTTTCAACCTCCCTTGCAAGGAAGTGCAAGACTGCCTAGTTCATCGTCAAAGCTCACAGATGTCTGGCAGTCAGAAGATGAATTCTGCACATCATTTGGTGGCTCATCTGGAGACCAGTCTCTATGTTTCAATGGAAATGCAGTTTTCTTCAACAGCACAGAACCATCACCCACACCTAAAGGGATATGCCTTGAGAGAATAGGCAATGGATCCTTTCTGAATATGTCTCCACATCCTGATGGATCCAACAGAGTTTTCTTGTCTAGCCAAGCTGGAAAGATATGGTTGGCAACCATCCCAGAACAAGGCTCTGGGGGCATTCTACAATATGATGAGGCAAATCCATTTCTTGATATAACTGATGAAGTTCATCATGATTCTCAGTTTGGCCTCATGGGTATAGCATTTCATCCAAAGTTCGCTACCAATGGACGCTTCTTTGTTTCTTATAATTGTGATAGAACTCAATCGCCTAAATGTGCTGGTAGGTGTTCATGTAATTCTGACGCTAACTGTGATCCGTCAAAGCTCGGCCCTGACAATGGTGCTCAGCCATGCCAGTACCAAGTTGTTGTTTCAGAGTATTCTGCAAAAATCTCCTCATCTAACGTTTCTATG GCAACATCTGCCAATCCATATGAGAATAGAAGGATTTTTACAATGGGACTGCCGTATACAGCTCACCATGGAGGGCAAATACTATTTGGACCAACAGATGGATACCTTTACCTTATGATGGGGGATGGTGGAAGCGAAGGCGATCCGTTTAATTTCTCGCAAAATAAGAAATCACTTTTGGGGAAAATAATGAGGCTTGACGTTGACAGCACCCAAA GCCAGAGTCAAACCACAAACCAGAGTTTATGGGGTAACTATTCTATCCCAAAGGACAATCCGTTTGCTGATGATAGTGATTTTCAACCAGAGATATGGGCCTTGGGTTTTAGCAACCCATGGAGATGCAGTTTTGACTCTGAGAGGCCTTCGTACTTCTACTGTGGAGATGTTGGGAAG GATGCATACGAAGAAGTAGATTTAATCACCAAGGGTGGAAACTATGGATGGCGTGTATACGAGGGGCCATACATCTTTCACCCACAAAAGTCGCCTGGAGGGAACACTTCACTTGACTCCATAAACGCAATTTTCCCTGTCATGGGCTACGACCATTCTACTGTCAACAAGGAAATTGGATCTGCGTCAATTACAGGCGGATATGTTTACCGAGGCTCTACTGATCCTTGCTTGTATGGAAG GTACCTTTACACCGACCTGTACTCATCGCTGATGTGGACCGGCACGGAGACCCCAGAGGGGAGCGGGAACTACACCTCGGCCGTGAAACCGGTGAGCTGTTCCAAGACCTCCCCGATCGCCTGCGAATCCACCGCTGGGAGCACAGACCCGCTGCTCGGATACATCTTCTCGTTCGGGGAGGACAACAGCAAGGATGTCTTCGTTCTGGCGAGCAAGGGCGTGTACCGAGTCGTCAGGCCCAGCCTCTGCGGCTACACCTGCCCCGCGGAGAAACTGCCGACCGACAACGGCACCACGACGCCAGGCGGAGGGCCTTCGTCTTTCGCTCCCGCTCCCGCGACGCGGCTAGGGAGATCGGTGGCAGTAGCTTTGGCGTTGATTCTGTGTGCATTGTTATTGTAG